One genomic window of [Clostridium] scindens ATCC 35704 includes the following:
- a CDS encoding ROK family glucokinase — MEYCFGVDIGGTTVKMGLFMIEGKLLEKWEIKTRTEQEGEAILPDVADSLNQKMEEKKLGKEQVSGIGIGIPAPVNAEGIVQNTANLGWGYKEVRKEMEDLTQMKVAVGNDANMAALGEMWLGAGKGEKNLIMVTLGTGVGGGVIVNGQPVVGAHGAGGEIGHICVNYEEEDHCGCGNRGCLEQYASATGITRLAGKRLKADDAPSSLRDRKLSAKAVFDELKKGDKIAEEIVEEFGTYLGHALANLAAITDPSVIVIGGGVSKAGDILLKYVEKAFKERAFFANEDTRLVLAMLGNDAGICGAAKLIL; from the coding sequence ATGGAGTATTGTTTTGGAGTTGATATCGGAGGAACCACAGTCAAGATGGGTCTCTTTATGATTGAAGGAAAACTATTGGAAAAGTGGGAGATTAAGACCCGAACCGAGCAGGAAGGCGAGGCGATCCTTCCGGATGTAGCTGATTCCTTGAATCAGAAGATGGAGGAAAAGAAACTGGGAAAGGAGCAGGTGTCGGGCATCGGGATTGGCATTCCTGCCCCTGTAAATGCCGAGGGCATTGTCCAGAATACGGCAAACCTTGGATGGGGATATAAGGAAGTCCGCAAGGAGATGGAAGACCTGACGCAGATGAAGGTTGCGGTGGGCAACGATGCCAACATGGCTGCGCTAGGCGAGATGTGGCTGGGCGCAGGCAAAGGAGAGAAAAATCTGATCATGGTCACGCTGGGAACCGGCGTGGGCGGCGGAGTCATCGTGAATGGACAGCCAGTGGTGGGCGCCCACGGAGCGGGCGGAGAGATTGGACATATCTGCGTCAACTATGAAGAGGAGGATCATTGCGGATGCGGCAACCGGGGATGCCTCGAACAATACGCTTCCGCCACTGGAATCACCAGGCTGGCGGGAAAACGCCTGAAGGCAGATGATGCGCCTTCTTCCCTCAGGGACCGTAAACTTAGTGCCAAGGCCGTGTTTGATGAACTGAAAAAGGGAGATAAGATTGCAGAAGAGATCGTGGAAGAGTTCGGCACATATCTGGGACACGCGCTGGCTAATCTGGCAGCGATTACAGATCCTTCCGTCATCGTGATTGGCGGGGGAGTATCAAAGGCCGGGGATATCCTGCTTAAGTATGTGGAGAAAGCGTTCAAGGAACGGGCATTTTTTGCCAATGAAGATACCAGGCTGGTGCTGGCGATGCTGGGAAATGACGCGGGAATCTGTGGAGCGGCTAAATTGATTCTATAG